Proteins found in one Candidatus Methylomirabilota bacterium genomic segment:
- a CDS encoding thermonuclease family protein: MRFRRPREGPLYRCRHPRDSSPNEGGRTLRHGAAEANRKLVDGKTVRLEFDVQQVDRYKRLLAYVYLEDDTFVNAWLVEHGYAQVMTVPPNVKHQALFLKLQREAREAGRGLWDR, from the coding sequence CTGCGTTTTCGGAGACCGCGTGAAGGTCCGTTATATCGGTGTCGACACCCCCGAGACTCATCACCCAATGAGGGGGGTCGAACCCTACGGCATGGAGCGGCAGAGGCTAACCGGAAGCTGGTGGATGGAAAGACCGTCCGGCTAGAGTTCGATGTGCAGCAAGTGGACCGCTACAAGCGGCTGTTGGCTTACGTTTATTTGGAGGATGACACCTTCGTCAACGCTTGGCTGGTGGAGCATGGATATGCACAGGTGATGACCGTGCCGCCGAATGTGAAGCATCAAGCGTTGTTTCTGAAGCTCCAACGGGAGGCGAGGGAGGCTGGACGGGGGTTGTGGGATAGATGA